The Marinifilum sp. JC120 genome segment TGGGCCAGCGGCTCAGTTGCCCGTTCAGGTCAAAGTAGCGGGTTGCCTTCTGCACCCGTTTCAGGTCGATTGTGACAGGTTCTTCTTTTCGGGGTGTTTCCTGCTCGGCTTTGAGGTGCTGGAAGTTTTTGTAACCTCCGGCTTTTGCCAGCAGATTAAGCATCTCCACATGGCTGGGTATGCGCTCTGCATTTTCCAGCTGGCTGCGCAGTTTGCGCGACAATGCGGACACATCATTGATGATGAGGGGAAGTTGAGTTCGAGACATGTCTTATCCTTACTTTCGTGCCTATCGCATGAAAAAGGGATTGTCAGTGGCCGTTCTTCCGACTCGGCACGGGATAAGTGTCGAATGGAATAAATGAGTGGCAGGTTTAGCTCCCCTAGCGGGGCAACGGCGCCTTGGTGAACTGCCGACCGGATGTAAAAGTACAGTAGAGAGGCGGCAGAGGCAATATAAATATGTGTGGTCTTTAAGAGGCTGGACATAGTTTTTTGGGTAATGCATTTTAATGTTTCGGTGTATGGAGATTAAATTTTTACAGGTAGTAAATGATGATCAAGACCGACAATGTTCAGCTTGTTAATGAGTATCTTTCCAGAGTTAATCGTGTAGTTGATTTTGTGGAATCCGATATAAGCGCGGAATTTTCTTTGGAAGGACTGGCGGAGGTCGCCGGATTTTCAAAATACCATTTCAATCGAATTTTTCATGCCCTCACCGGGGAAAGTCTCTTTGCTTTTATTCAGCGGGTCAGAGTAGAGAAGGCTGCGGCATTGTTGCTGAATAATCAATCCACACCAATCATTAATATTGCTTTGGATTGCGGCTTTTCCAGCTCGGCGGCCTTTTCAAGGTGTTTCAAAAAACATTTAGGAATGTCCGCTTCCAGATGGCGGCAATCTGATGACTGCCGTACGGACGTCAGCCCTGCGCGTTTTAGCAGTTCTGATATTATGCAGATTGAACCGGAGTCCGTAGATGTAAGAGGCATTCCAGGGCGAACGCTTGCCTATGTTCGGCATACCGGAATTTATAAGGGAGACGAGGAATTGTTTGCTCACCTGTTCGAGAAATTATTTCAATGGGCTGTGCCGCGTGATCTGGCAGTGCCCCATGAAACGGATAGTTTTGTCCTTTATCATGACAGTATAGATATAACTGCTGGCGACTTGCTCAGGATCAGCGGCTGCATAGAAGTCCCGCAGGAAACGGTTGTCAGCGGGGAAATAGGTAAGTTGGCATTTAAGGGAGGGCGTCACGTTTGCGCCCGTTTTCGGCTTGATTCCACTGAGTATGCCGAGGCATGGCGTTGGGTCTTTTCTCGTTTTTTTCCTTCAAGCGGCTTTCAGCCTGCCGATGGATTGAGCTTTGAGTTTTATCCGGCGCAGAGTCAGGATGGAGAAAAGACTCTTGTGGAGATATGTGTCCCGGTGAAACCTCTGTAGAGCAATTTGGGTTAACTCCTTAGCAACAGGTGAAAAGAGTTATCTGCTTCTTCCGGTTAGAACCGTAGAAATTGGTTCAACCACAACAGAAGGAGATTATTATGAAAACTTTTTCCATGTCACCCATAGGCCAAGTGCAGGTTAAAGAGGGCGAAGCCAGTATTCACGTTTTTGAAGAGTTCCGTTCGGGCTTGGAAAAAATGGATCGATTCAGCCATTTCATTGCCCTATGGTGGGCCTCTGAGCAGGATTCCCCTGACCGGCGTGCTGTTTTGCAGACCCCGCTGCCTTATGCGGATAACCTTAGTGCCGGTGTTTTTGCCTGCCGTTCAGAGTTTCGCCCCAACCCGATTGGTGTAACGGTTTGCCAATGTCTTGATCTGGATATTGAAAAAGGCATCATCCGGGTTCCGTACATTGATGCTTTTGACGGCACTCCGCTTTTGGATCTGAAGCCATACTTTCCCGTATGCGAAAGGGTCAAAGAGACTCGTGTACCCGAGTGGGTGGAGGGATGGCCTGAGTGGTACGAGGATGCTTACAAGCTTGCAGAGATGTTTTCAGATAGTGAGTAGGGTGAGCGACTCACATAGCCGCTGGAATATCGTGATAAGCATTTAAACTGTTATCAAAAAATGATTCTCAAAAAGGAGAAGCCATCAATCCTATGATTGATGGCTTCTCCGCGAAAAATGACGGATCCGACGAGACTCGAACTCACAGAATGCCATGTGTTTTACCTTTCTTGGGATTCAATCTTTTGTATGCTTCTCAGTTCTCTTGCGTAATTTTCTATATCTGGAAATAAAATTGAACGACGAATACCAAGTATGTTTAATTCTGTTTTGATTTTGTCAATGTGCTCTGCTGGAATAATTATTTTTTTTAAAAAAGGACTTTGTTCATATTCATCCAAGGGAGTGCTCATGTCATGAAGAGTGAAACATGACATTTGATTGAGCATCCTAAAGTCATTCTGGCTGGCAATTACTGCAACTGGTCTAAATGAAGAGGTTCTATTCTCTGGGAGTTTGAAGGCATTATGGCATCTTTCTTTTAGTTCCGGACTTAGCGTACTTAAGTTCGGCAGTGTTCCAAATTCGTGTAAGGAAGAATTTAACAATCCGGGATTCAGCATGCTAATGGATGCGCCTTCTTCTCCTTTGTTGCCAGCTGTTGCGAAGTAAGCAGCGACTAAAGGGGATTCAGACCAATCAAGGAGTCGCGTTGGTAAGCCATAATGCTGCATCAATACCAGCCAATCTCCATATTCTGTTTTTGCTGGACAATTATCTTTAAATATTTGTGCCTTCAGCATGAATCGTTGAATCATTTGTGATTCAAGAAGCGGGGTGTAGTTTCGATATATATAAGGTTGCAAGGACCATGATGCTTTACGTTGTCCTCGAAACCAGAGCATATCATAGCCAGATAGTTTGATGTATTCAATTAGATCAGAAATGCATGTGATTGTTTTGTTTTGATGGGCCATATTTAAATCCTATTTTAACGCAACATACAACCGTTCCTGAAACCCGACAAGAATATTTCTGATCCAGATGTTATTTTGATTTTTGTCCGGGGAATTATTCCGGGACAAAAACAGAAAAAGCCACCAATCTTACGATTGATGGCTTCTCCGCGAAAAGTGGCGGAGCCGAAGGGACTCGAACCCTCGGCCTCCGGCGTGACAGGCCGGCGTTATAACCAGCTTAACTACGGCTCCGCATACATAATCAAGGCGTTAAGCGGCGCTTGATTGCGTTGTGTGAAGAAGTTTCTATGTAAAACTGCATTTGCTCGCAATTATAAAGATAAAAAATAATTATAATTACCTACTCTCGCTTCAACCTGTCGTTAAACATCATGGATAACAATGGTTTGTAACGCGAAAAATAGCTTGTTTTTTATGCTTTGGACAGCTTTACAACAACGTTGGCCATGCCCACTTTTTTCAGCATCTGGTACCTTGTTTCCGGGGTGCTGATTTTTTCAATAGCTTTTTCAACGGCAAGGTAAGGAACCATTGAAGTTGTAAACCTGGTGTGCCCGAAAAAGGGTGCTACCTTGAATCCGACCTTAGATCCCAGCTCGGAGATGCTGGAGTATGTGGGCAGTCCGATGTGTTCGGGAATGTGTTGGCGGATGTTGTGAAGGTGCGGTGCGCGAACGTAAAATGTTCCGCCGTTTTCCAGCATTTCATAGACTGCCTTGAGGTGGGATTCCTGCAAATCGTAAGGCAGGTGCTCATACATATCAAATGAGTAAATAATATCGAACTTTTCATTCAGCGGTTTGGTTGCATCAAGGGGGATGCTGCGGACTCCGGCATTGTGTCTGTCAGATAGTTCCTTAGTCTGGATGATGTTGGTTTCTGACAGGTCTGTAGCAGTCACTTCCTTCCCTTTCAAAGCGAAAAAAACGGCTGAAGATCCAAAACCGCAGCCTACTTCGAGGGTTTTGGTTTTTCCATTTTTTAAAATGGCATTGAAAAGGGATCTGACTTTGTTAGGGTATTTGCCCTTGAGATAGTTCGCAATATGTTTTTCTTCGTTATTCATATCCAGCATGATGAGACCTCTGATTTGTAGCTTTTATTTAAGTAATCTAAAAATAGCATGATGAATCAATCAAGCCCTATGCAATTAAATTGTAGTCTTGTTAATGATAACAGAAGAGGTTGTCGGGGCGACCTCCCTTCGTTATTTCTGTTGGTAGGACTATTGGCTTGAATTGGATTTTTTCATTGCAGATTGCTCCTATACAGCAAATAGTTAACTTAATCTACAATCACAATGTTGCTGGTATGGTTTAAAAGTATATTGGCCGATGGATTAAAAACTAAGGCTTATCCCTACCCCTACTTCGCGTCCTTTTTCTTCTGTGGGCAGCCCATGATTGTTTTCCATTATTTGGTCGTCTCTGCCGGAAATAACTCCCGCACTGATTCCATCGGAAACTTCGATGTCGTCATACGGTTTTGCCAGCTCATCAATTCTGCTTTCAATGATAGAAGTGTGTGTGGCGGAGTTATGCTTGATGTCCAAATCATTGCTCTGTTTGATCTCAGTAGCTTGGGATTGAGTCGTTGCCACTGACAGGAACATGATCGTTGCTAATATTTTTAATTTATAGTGCATGAGGTTACCTTTCCTATAATTTTGTTATGGAATTATTTAAGCATTATTCCTGAGAATACAATAGAGATAGTCTGTTTTTGCTGGGTAGATATATTATATTTGCTGATCTAAGCTCTTTTAAATTTTAAGTATGAGGCAGAATGTGTCTGCTTACTTGGCTTGATGCTTGTGAAAGTGTATTGAGTTGAGAAAATAAAGAGTGATGAGGTCGTCGACGAATTTACCGTAGCTCGAAGGGTTTATGCTGTTTTTTATGACGAAATCAGGAGAAAATTTGGCATTATGAAAGATAAATTCAGTGTATGTATTGTGGGCCCATTTGACGCAGGCGTTGCTGCCCTGAAACAGTTGGGGCATGCTGTCCTCTATGTTGCGCATACCGAAGAACTGTTTTGCAATTTGCCGGATATTCTTGAAAAGAACGACTTTACCCCGGATCTGGTATTGCAGGTCGAATGTCTCGGTAGGCGGACATTAATTCAAGGCTTGGATGGTCTTGACTGTCCAACGGTTTTCTGGGCCACGGATCCCCATCTGAATTTGCATTGGCACAATGCTTATGCCCGGTTGTTCGATCAGACTTTATCCACTCAGCAATCCATGGTTCCATCGTTCAAGGCAGAAGGGCTTTCCGATGTCCGATGGCTCCCCAGATTTGCATTTAATATGGTTTCGCCACCTGTTGCCGACCGGAAGAATGATATTTCTTTTGTGGGAAGGCTGAGTGATCAGCGTCCGGGGCGCAAGTGGATGGTCGATTTTATCAGAAGCAGGGTGGGGGAACGGCCTTTCCCGGTTGAGCAATCTTTGAGCCATAGTGACATGCTAGCACTGTATCAGGATACGAAAATCATACCCAATGAATCCATTCTGGGAGAGGTCAATTTTCGTCTTTTTGAGGGGACCTCATGCGGCTGTCTGTTGCTCACTCAGGAGCTGGGTGACGAACAGGCTTCGTTGTTTGAGCCGGGGCGTGAAATCGATACATACGCAGATGTTTTGGAGTTGGAAGAAAAAATAAAGTTGTATTTGGGTAATGATAGATTGATTCAAACCATGGGGCAGGCCGCACATAAGCGGGTTCAGTCTGAGCATCTGCCCATTCATCGAATTGAACGGATTCTGCAATACGCAAAAGATGCAGTCCGCAGACGGGCTACAGGGGAAGAGTCTGATAAATGGCTCGCGATTACAGTTGCTTCCATGTGGGAGTCCGGCATGCTTGATTTGCAGGTTCGTGATGTGTTGTCGCGCCTTGCTTCCCTTGAGCAGGATGACCATGTGGTGGTCGCCACGCTTCGTGTGCAAGCTGTGGCCGGTGCGAATTCGGTGATGGAAGATAATCTAGTGAACTTAATAGGCGGAGAATTGTATGAAGATTCTTTTTGCTTGAATTTTACTGGTTCTACTGCGGCTCTACGTCTTGGTAATTGGGATGTGGCCAAGGCGTTCTGGTATCAGCATTTGGAAACAGTAAATAGCACCAAGCTGCCGCCTAAATCACCGAAAGATCTTCTTATCCTTTGGGCCAAGGAACTCAAGCGCAACAATCGTTTTTTTTGGGGAGGATTTCCGTTTAATTCCAAAAGGCATCTGCCGCATACGGCAACAGATTGTCTTCATTCTCTTTATGAGACAGAACCGGAAGATGTTGAAATTTTGCGCCTTATTGATGTTATGCTGCGTTCTCGCAAGGAGTTGGATCAGGTTCGGGGCGGCTTTCTTTCCCCTCTTGCTGCGCACGAATCTAAAGATTGGCGGCTTTCATTTGAGCTGGCTATGACAAATTTACATAGCTATCGGCTTGATGAAGGTATGCAAAAGCTTGTTTTAACGAGAGAGTTGGCCCGCGAGCACGGGCAGGAGAAAGCGTTTAGCATGGCATTGAGGGGGCGTGATGAATCGGGGCTGATTTCTAAACGCTTGATGGAATGTTAGAAACAGAAAAAGCCACCAATCTTACGATTGATGGCTTCTCCTGAAAAGTGGCGGAGCGGCTATGACTCCTGTTCTTTTTTATACTCGGCTGTTACGCCGTCCATGTTAATTCTTTCAATCTCCGTTATACCTGCAAGAACCTGTCCTCTACTGTCAAAATCAGCTTTTATATCGGGGCGTTTGTCGAAGTAGTCCATGGCAAAGTGGATGTGTTCAGCAATATGTTTGTCGTCATATAATTCAATATCCATCTTATTAATTTTACATGATGGATGCACATCAAAGCTGAAGCATGCAACTTTGTCGAAATGTTCAGTTACAAAGTCAAGTGTTCTGACTAGGTCCTCTTTTGTAGAAGTCGGCAGACCTATAATTATTTCTGTGCGGAGGAAAGTGTCAGGCTTTACTTCTTTTATTTTTTTGAGAAGAGGACTCATTTCTTTCGAGTACGGATCTCTTCCCAGTTTTTCCAGAACTTTTCCGTTCAATGTCTGGAGCGGTATTTTAATGTCGACAATTTTAGGATGTAGCAATGTTTCGCCATACAGTCTTACCCATTTGGGAGCAAAGTCACCTATATGTAGGACAGCATCACCAAGTAGGGGGGTGATGGTATTTATCATGTCTGTGTAGGTTTGTTTCGGATTGAGATCAAGTCCCCATGAGCCGCCGTTGTTTCCTTCAAG includes the following:
- a CDS encoding DUF2087 domain-containing protein, whose protein sequence is MSRTQLPLIINDVSALSRKLRSQLENAERIPSHVEMLNLLAKAGGYKNFQHLKAEQETPRKEEPVTIDLKRVQKATRYFDLNGQLSRWPKKYNQRVLCLWVLWSRLPARQPMTELEIDEQLILAHSFCDHAMLRRWLVDENLVSRTADGREYKRVESRPPLEAVELIKQINQ
- a CDS encoding AraC family transcriptional regulator, translated to MMIKTDNVQLVNEYLSRVNRVVDFVESDISAEFSLEGLAEVAGFSKYHFNRIFHALTGESLFAFIQRVRVEKAAALLLNNQSTPIINIALDCGFSSSAAFSRCFKKHLGMSASRWRQSDDCRTDVSPARFSSSDIMQIEPESVDVRGIPGRTLAYVRHTGIYKGDEELFAHLFEKLFQWAVPRDLAVPHETDSFVLYHDSIDITAGDLLRISGCIEVPQETVVSGEIGKLAFKGGRHVCARFRLDSTEYAEAWRWVFSRFFPSSGFQPADGLSFEFYPAQSQDGEKTLVEICVPVKPL
- a CDS encoding FRG domain-containing protein, yielding MAHQNKTITCISDLIEYIKLSGYDMLWFRGQRKASWSLQPYIYRNYTPLLESQMIQRFMLKAQIFKDNCPAKTEYGDWLVLMQHYGLPTRLLDWSESPLVAAYFATAGNKGEEGASISMLNPGLLNSSLHEFGTLPNLSTLSPELKERCHNAFKLPENRTSSFRPVAVIASQNDFRMLNQMSCFTLHDMSTPLDEYEQSPFLKKIIIPAEHIDKIKTELNILGIRRSILFPDIENYARELRSIQKIESQER
- a CDS encoding class I SAM-dependent methyltransferase, producing the protein MLDMNNEEKHIANYLKGKYPNKVRSLFNAILKNGKTKTLEVGCGFGSSAVFFALKGKEVTATDLSETNIIQTKELSDRHNAGVRSIPLDATKPLNEKFDIIYSFDMYEHLPYDLQESHLKAVYEMLENGGTFYVRAPHLHNIRQHIPEHIGLPTYSSISELGSKVGFKVAPFFGHTRFTTSMVPYLAVEKAIEKISTPETRYQMLKKVGMANVVVKLSKA
- a CDS encoding glycosyltransferase family 1 protein, whose product is MKDKFSVCIVGPFDAGVAALKQLGHAVLYVAHTEELFCNLPDILEKNDFTPDLVLQVECLGRRTLIQGLDGLDCPTVFWATDPHLNLHWHNAYARLFDQTLSTQQSMVPSFKAEGLSDVRWLPRFAFNMVSPPVADRKNDISFVGRLSDQRPGRKWMVDFIRSRVGERPFPVEQSLSHSDMLALYQDTKIIPNESILGEVNFRLFEGTSCGCLLLTQELGDEQASLFEPGREIDTYADVLELEEKIKLYLGNDRLIQTMGQAAHKRVQSEHLPIHRIERILQYAKDAVRRRATGEESDKWLAITVASMWESGMLDLQVRDVLSRLASLEQDDHVVVATLRVQAVAGANSVMEDNLVNLIGGELYEDSFCLNFTGSTAALRLGNWDVAKAFWYQHLETVNSTKLPPKSPKDLLILWAKELKRNNRFFWGGFPFNSKRHLPHTATDCLHSLYETEPEDVEILRLIDVMLRSRKELDQVRGGFLSPLAAHESKDWRLSFELAMTNLHSYRLDEGMQKLVLTRELAREHGQEKAFSMALRGRDESGLISKRLMEC